The DNA segment TCGATCGCGACGACCAGGCCCGGGCGCAGCGGGTAGCCGCGGCCGGCGCGGCCGTCGTTGGCGATGTGCGGGTCGCCGTGCATGGTGCGGCCGACGCCGTGGCCGCCGAAGTCGGTGTTGATGCTGAGTCCCTCGGCGCGGGCGACCGCGGCGATGGCGGCCGAGATGTCGCCGATCTTCTTGCCGGGCTGCGCGGCGGCGATGCCGGCCTCGAGCGCGCGGGTCGTGGTGTCGACCAGCTTCAGGTCCTCGGGGCGGGGCGTGCCGACGGCGACGGTGATCGCGGAGTCGGCGACCCAGCCGTCGACGGAGGCGGCGAAGTCGAGGGTCAGCAGGTCGCCGTCGCGCAGGCGGTAGTCGAAGGGGAGTCCGTGCAGCACGGCGTCGTTGACCGACGTGCAGATCACCTTGCCGAACGGGCTGGCGCCGAACGACGGGTGGTAGTCGATGTAGCAGGACTCCGCTCCCGCCGAGCGGATCATGTCGTGGGCGAGGCGGTCGAGCTCGAGCAGGTTGACGCCCACGGCGGCCGCGGCGGACGTCGCCTTCAGCACCTCGGCGACGAAGCGGCCGGCCGGGCGCATCTCCTCGATCTCGGCGGGTGTGCGCAGCTCGATCATGCTGATCCTCTCGGGGGTCGCTGAGGCGTTCTTCAGCGGTCGTGGGTACCGTCGGTGCATGCGCACGAGACGGGCTTTCGGTTCTTGGCTGTACCCTGCGGCGGTCGTCCTGCCGCTCTGGATCCTCCTGGGGTACGGACTCTTCGGAGGATCGAGCGGCTGGACCGTGCTCGGCCTGGTCATCGCCCTCCCCATTCTGGCGGTCGCCCTGGCCGTCGTCGCGAGCGTCGTGGCGTTTCGGGTGACCGTGCGGCCCTCGCGGACCCCCGCCTGGGGCGACGTGGCGGCGCTCGGCGCCTGGCACGTGTCGCTTATCGCCTTCGGCTTCTTCCCTCCCGGAGCGTGGGCGCTCGGCCTGCTCTCGATCCTCCTGGGCGTCGTCGCCTTCACCCACTCCGTCTGGCGCTTCTTCACGGATGCCCGCGCGACGCTCCTCGCGTTCGCCGCGGCCGCCGAGGTGCAGGCCCAGGGCGGCCCGCAGCCGCAGCCGGTGACGGACGAGCGCTTCGACCCGGACCG comes from the Rathayibacter festucae DSM 15932 genome and includes:
- the map gene encoding type I methionyl aminopeptidase, which encodes MIELRTPAEIEEMRPAGRFVAEVLKATSAAAAVGVNLLELDRLAHDMIRSAGAESCYIDYHPSFGASPFGKVICTSVNDAVLHGLPFDYRLRDGDLLTLDFAASVDGWVADSAITVAVGTPRPEDLKLVDTTTRALEAGIAAAQPGKKIGDISAAIAAVARAEGLSINTDFGGHGVGRTMHGDPHIANDGRAGRGYPLRPGLVVAIEPWFLQSTDEIYTDKDGWTLRSRDGSRGAHMEHTIAITETGNIVLSARD